A genomic window from Megalobrama amblycephala isolate DHTTF-2021 linkage group LG2, ASM1881202v1, whole genome shotgun sequence includes:
- the LOC125262938 gene encoding trace amine-associated receptor 13c-like → MAYETEDHEYCFPAINSSCIKGKHFRHEYNIMFVFISLLSAWTLFVNLLVIISISHFKKLHTPTNLIILSLAVADLLIGLVMPIEAIRLAEMCWYFGHTFCGLYLIFITVLLSASISNLVLIAIDRYVAVCHPLLYPQKITTTKTAISICLSWVYSSTYNSAFLIKGYFDTSVRTDMCYGECSVTMDFTWIVTDLFMSFICPCILIITLYLRIFYVVHQQVKVINSQMNGKCVMEGSVRRKSERKAALTLGIIVTIYLLCWIPYYICSVSVTSSTTINILTWVVYVNSGMNPLVYALFYPWFKKTVKHVLTLKIFQPASSLVNIFTEHQL, encoded by the coding sequence ATGGCCTATGAGACAGAGGATCATGAATACTGCTTTCCTGCCATCAACTCATCATGTATCAAGGGAAAACACTTCAGACATGAATACAATATCATGTTTGTGTTCATATCATTGCTGTCAGCATGGACTTTGTTTGTGAACCTGCTGGTGATCATCTCCATCTCTCACTTCAAGAAGCTTCACACTCCAACCAACCTGATCATTCTCTCTCTGGCTGTGGCTGACCTTCTTATTGGACTTGTCATGCCCATAGAGGCCATCAGGCTCGCTGAGATGTGTTGGTACTTTGGTCACACTTTCTGTGGActctatttaatatttattacagtGCTTCTTTCAGCATCTATTAGCAATTTAGTTTTAATAGCTATTGATCGTTATGTGGCTGTGTGTCACCCTTTACTGTACCCACAGAAAATAACAACGACTAAAACTGCAATAAGCATCTGTCTGAGCTGGGTTTACTCCTCAACTTATAACTCTGCCTTTTTAATTAAAGGATATTTTGACACTTCAGTCAGAACAGACATGTGTTATGGAGAGTGTTCTGTTACAATGGATTTTACCTGGATAGTCACTGATctgttcatgtcttttatttgtCCTTGTATCCTgatcataactttatatttgagGATTTTTTATGTAGTACATCAGCAAGTGAAAGTTATAAACTCTCAGATGAATGGGAAATGTGTAATGGAAGGTTCAGTGAGGAGAAAATCTGAGCGCAAAGCTGCTCTGACATTAGGAATCATTGTGACAATTTATCTGCTGTGCTGGATTCCGTACTATATCTGTTCTGTATCAGTAACCTCTTCTACAACCATAAACATTTTGACATGGGTTGTGTATGTTAACTCAGGTATGAATCCTCTGGtctatgctttattttatccCTGGTTTAAAAAGACTGTTAAACATGTCTTAACTCTGAAAATATTTCAGCCAGCATCCTCTCTGGTCAATATTTTTACAGAACATCAATTATAA
- the LOC125262939 gene encoding trace amine-associated receptor 13c-like — protein sequence MAYETEDHETQYCFPAINSSCFKGIRSRYEYYVMYAFVLLLSAWTVFLNLLVIISISHFKKLHTSTNLIILSLAVSDLLMGLIVIPIEGSRLIETCWYFGDTFCKLYFIILGFLFSASFSNLVLIAVDRYVAVCHPLLYPQKITTTRTLMSICLSWICFSTYNTTLVIINGYLDTSVRTDMCYGECSVMMGFAWKVTDLFMSFIFPCTLIITLYLRIFYVAHQQVKVINSVVKTGKHGIDGSVRRKSESKAALTLGIIVTVYLLCFIPYYICSMSVTSSTTINVLAWVVYTNSGLNPLVYALFYPWFKKTVKHILTLKIFQPASSLVNIFTEY from the coding sequence ATGGCCTATGAGACAGAGGATCATGAGACTCAATACTGCTTTCCTGCCATCAACTCATCATGTTTCAAGGGAATTCGCTCTAGATATGAATACTATGTCATGTATGCGTTTGTGTTATTGCTGTCAGCATGGACTGTGTTTCTGAACCTGCTGGTGATCATCTCCATCTCTCACTTCAAGAAGCTTCACACTTCAACAAACCTGATTATTCTCTCTCTGGCAGTTTCCGACCTGCTTATGGGACTTATTGTGATACCCATAGAGGGCTCCAGGCTCATTGAGACGTGTTGGTACTTTGGAGACACTTTCTGTAAACTGTATTTTATAATCCTTGGATTTCTCTTCTCAGCATCTTTCagtaatttagttttaattgcTGTTGATCGTTATGTGGCTGTGTGTCACCCTTTACTGTACCCACAGAAAATAACCACAACTAGAACTTTAATGAGCATCTGTCTGAGCTGGATTTGCTTCTCAACTTATAACACTACCCTTGTAATTATTAATGGATATTTAGACACTTCAGTCAGAACAGACATGTGTTATGGAGAGTGTTCTGTTATGATGGGTTTTGCCTGGAAAGTCACTGATctgttcatgtcttttatttttccTTGTACCCTGATCATAACTTTATACTTGAGGATATTCTATGTTGCACATCAGCAAGTGAAAGTTATAAACTCTGTGGTAAAGACTGGAAAACATGGAATTGATGGTTCAGTGAGGAGGAAATCTGAGAGTAAAGCTGCTCTGACATTAGGAATCATTGTGACAGTTTATCTGCTTTGCTTTATTCCATACTATATCTGTTCTATGTCAGTAACCTCTTCTACAACCATAAATGTTTTGGCATGGGTTGTGTACACAAACTCAGGTCTGAATCCTCTGGTCTATGCTTTATTTTACCCCTGGTTTAAAAAGACAGTTAAACACATCCTAACCCTGAAAATATTTCAGCCAGCATCTTCTCTGGTCAATATTTTTACAGAATATTAA
- the LOC125262940 gene encoding trace amine-associated receptor 13c-like, translating to MAYETEDHETQYCFPAINSSCIKGKRSRHEYNIMYVFFSLLSAWTVFLNLLVIISISHFKKLHTPTNLIILSLAVSDLLIGLIVMPIDATRLIETCWYFGNNVCGLFAMIVNLILSTSLSNLVLIAVDRYVAVCHPLLYPQKITMTKTLVSICLCWICSTGYITAFVINNGYFNTTHRSNVCYGDCSIINSFAWSVIDLILSFLSPCILIITLYLRIFHVVHQQVKVINSLKGGKCVMEGSVRRKSESKAALTLGIIVTVYLLCWIPYYICSILVTSSTNINVLAWVVYTNSGLNPLVYALFYPWFKKTVKHILTLKMFQPASSLVNIFTEHQL from the coding sequence ATGGCCTATGAGACAGAGGATCATGAGACTCAATACTGCTTTCCTGCCATCAACTCATCATGCATCAAGGGAAAACGCTCCAGACATGAATACAATATCATGTATGTGTTTTTTTCATTGCTGTCAGCATGGACTGTGTTTCTGAACCTGCTGGTGATCATCTCCATCTCTCACTTCAAGAAGCTTCACACTCCAACAAACCTGATCATTCTCTCTCTGGCTGTGTCTGACCTGCTTATTGGACTTATTGTGATGCCCATTGATGCCACTAGGCTGATTGAGACGTGTTGGTACTTTGGAAACAATGTATGTGGGTTGTTTGCTATGATCGTCAATCTGATTCTTTCAACATCTCTTagtaatttagttttaattgcTGTTGATCGTTATGTGGCTGTGTGTCACCCTTTACTGTACCCACAGAAAATAACAATGACTAAAACTTTAGTAAGCATTTGTCTCTGCTGGATTTGCTCCACGGGTTATATCACTGCTTTTGTAATTAATAACGGCTATTTTAACACCACACACAGATCAAATGTGTGTTATGGCGATTGCTCCATTATAAATAGTTTTGCCTGGAGTGTCATTGATCTGATTTTGTCCTTTCTGTCTCCTTGTATCCTgatcataactttatatttgcGGATTTTCCATGTTGTACATCAGCAAGTGAAAGTTATAAACTCTCTAAAGGGTGGTAAATGTGTAATGGAAGGTTCAGTGAGGAGGAAATCTGAGAGCAAAGCTGCTCTGACATTAGGAATCATTGTAACAGTTTATCTGCTGTGCTGGATTCCGTACTATATCTGCTCTATATTAGTAACGTCTTCCACAAACATAAATGTTTTGGCATGGGTCGTGTACACAAACTCAGGTCTGAATCCTCTGGtctatgctttattttatccCTGGTTTAAAAAGACCGTTAAACACATCTTAACTCTGAAAATGTTTCAGCCAGCATCCTCTCTGGTCAATATTTTTACAGAACATCAATTGTAA